Proteins from a genomic interval of uncultured Desulfuromusa sp.:
- a CDS encoding Lrp/AsnC family transcriptional regulator: MDIKRTIDDIDYQILQILQEKARIPNAEVARQVGMAPSAVLERIRKLEDRKIIQGYEVRLNPQPFNQGLTAFVQVTVQSSRRSDLPEALSQVTGVQDVHQVAGDDGYMLKLRVADNAELGRVLVDEICPLSGVLQTKTHIVLNTIKETRKIDLNRFSS, encoded by the coding sequence TACTGCAGATACTTCAGGAGAAAGCGCGAATACCCAATGCCGAGGTCGCGCGCCAAGTTGGCATGGCTCCTTCAGCTGTTCTGGAGAGAATTCGTAAGCTTGAAGACCGTAAAATTATTCAGGGTTACGAAGTCCGTCTTAACCCTCAACCTTTTAATCAGGGGTTAACGGCTTTTGTGCAGGTCACAGTTCAGTCATCCAGGCGTTCAGATTTGCCTGAGGCGTTATCTCAGGTGACCGGTGTTCAGGATGTTCATCAGGTTGCCGGTGATGATGGCTACATGCTGAAACTACGCGTTGCTGATAATGCTGAGTTAGGCAGGGTTCTTGTCGACGAAATATGCCCCCTGTCCGGCGTACTGCAAACAAAAACTCATATCGTACTGAATACAATAAAAGAAACCAGAAAAATTGACTTAAACCGTTTTTCATCATAA
- the lysA gene encoding diaminopimelate decarboxylase — MPMSQSFKDRLFPVAKQLVEHYGSPFHIYDEVGIRETGEALKKIFSGVEGFREYYAVKALPNPSILTLMFDMGFGFDCSSIGELRLSRQVGARGEQIMFTSNNTNQVEFNVAAEEGGCVLNLDDISLIDKVPEFPELICFRYNPGPRRTGNVIIGNPVEAKYGVTHEQVVSAYRLAQQRGAKRFGLHTMVASNELDYTYMVETARMVLEIAELVESELGIKFEFVNIGGGFGIPYSPDQSPLDVDSMAAEIEALFNSFKEKHHYVPRMYMESGRFMTGPHGCLVTSAINHKNIYRKYVGVDACMSALMRPAMYGAYHHIDVVGKETAPKDQIYDVAGSLCENNDKFAVQRELPEIDEGDILVIHDTGAHGHAMGFQYNAKLRPKELLLRADGSVELIRREETLEDYFATLNFTEDQFIPQQNKG, encoded by the coding sequence ATGCCCATGTCACAGAGTTTCAAAGATCGCCTTTTTCCTGTTGCCAAACAACTTGTCGAACATTATGGCTCCCCATTCCATATTTACGATGAGGTTGGTATCCGTGAAACAGGAGAGGCTCTAAAGAAAATTTTTTCGGGAGTTGAAGGTTTTCGTGAGTATTATGCTGTTAAGGCATTACCTAATCCAAGCATTCTAACGCTCATGTTTGATATGGGTTTTGGATTTGATTGCAGCTCAATTGGTGAGCTTCGTTTGAGTCGCCAGGTTGGTGCTCGAGGGGAACAGATTATGTTCACTTCAAACAACACCAATCAGGTTGAATTTAATGTCGCAGCCGAAGAGGGTGGCTGTGTTCTTAATCTTGACGATATTTCCTTGATTGATAAGGTGCCGGAATTCCCTGAACTGATCTGTTTCCGTTACAATCCCGGTCCACGCCGGACCGGCAATGTGATCATTGGTAATCCGGTGGAAGCGAAATATGGAGTCACTCATGAGCAGGTCGTTTCTGCTTATCGCCTGGCGCAGCAGCGAGGTGCAAAGCGTTTTGGTCTGCACACGATGGTGGCTTCAAATGAGCTTGATTACACCTATATGGTGGAAACGGCCCGAATGGTCCTGGAAATTGCTGAGCTGGTAGAGTCTGAGTTGGGGATCAAGTTTGAATTTGTCAATATCGGTGGTGGATTTGGTATTCCCTATAGTCCTGATCAATCTCCGCTGGATGTTGACTCCATGGCTGCTGAAATTGAGGCTCTGTTTAATTCTTTCAAAGAAAAACATCATTATGTGCCGCGGATGTATATGGAAAGTGGGCGGTTTATGACGGGACCGCATGGATGCCTGGTGACTTCCGCTATTAATCATAAAAATATTTATCGCAAATACGTCGGTGTTGATGCGTGTATGTCTGCATTGATGCGACCGGCAATGTATGGTGCCTATCATCATATCGATGTTGTTGGAAAAGAGACCGCCCCTAAAGATCAAATTTATGATGTTGCTGGCTCTCTTTGTGAAAACAATGATAAATTTGCGGTACAGCGTGAGCTACCTGAAATTGACGAGGGTGATATTCTTGTTATTCATGATACAGGGGCTCACGGTCATGCGATGGGCTTTCAGTATAATGCTAAATTGCGCCCCAAAGAATTGTTGCTTCGCGCTGATGGATCGGTAGAATTAATCCGCCGCGAAGAAACTCTTGAAGATTATTTTGCTACCCTGAATTTTACTGAAGATCAATTTATCCCGCAGCAGAATAAAGGTTAG
- the rlmD gene encoding 23S rRNA (uracil(1939)-C(5))-methyltransferase RlmD has product MEKSLIGCDLPPLTVEALVNGGAGLARHEGRVVFIPHTAVGDVVVCRVTKDKKKFLEAKVIEIIKPSSIRCRPMCPVAGDCGGCQWQHLPYAEQLYWKESLFRETLIHQCGVDADRVLLIIPAVNEWNYRSRVQVKCRNTQSGFMTGFYRSKSHRIVSIEECPVIAPELNTLLSRLRGCINLTVFAGDIPQIDMGVDDCGCCSAVLHYSGHDEEKLTELLTRETLAAALFIKKTSEKKIQNIHGNDSLQIIIDQPPILLKYAVGSFSQINLEQNRLLIDSVLHLAELTGTEQVLDLYCGMGNFSLPLARRAGHVVGVEESEASIEAAKSNSRQNNIINVDFFNQVAEGALERLSNKIQPDLLILDPPRSGAYAIMKELQRKPVKKIIYVSCDPQTLARDLSYLINNNYELLSSQPVDMFPQTYHCESISLLRYDS; this is encoded by the coding sequence TTGGAAAAATCACTGATTGGTTGTGATCTCCCGCCATTAACTGTGGAGGCGCTGGTTAATGGCGGTGCTGGATTGGCCCGACATGAAGGGAGAGTTGTTTTTATTCCGCACACGGCGGTTGGTGATGTCGTTGTCTGCCGGGTCACGAAGGATAAAAAGAAGTTTCTGGAAGCCAAAGTTATTGAAATTATCAAACCATCATCAATACGGTGTCGGCCTATGTGTCCGGTGGCCGGTGATTGTGGAGGCTGCCAGTGGCAACATCTTCCTTATGCAGAACAGTTATATTGGAAAGAGTCTCTTTTCCGGGAAACGTTGATACACCAATGTGGAGTTGATGCTGATAGAGTGTTACTTATTATTCCTGCTGTGAATGAGTGGAACTATCGCAGTCGGGTCCAGGTGAAGTGCCGCAACACTCAGTCCGGGTTTATGACAGGTTTTTATCGCTCAAAAAGCCATCGCATCGTCTCCATTGAAGAGTGTCCTGTTATTGCCCCGGAACTGAACACCTTGCTCTCCCGCTTGAGAGGTTGCATCAATCTTACCGTTTTTGCCGGCGATATTCCCCAAATCGATATGGGTGTTGATGATTGTGGTTGCTGTTCTGCGGTTCTTCATTATTCCGGCCATGATGAGGAAAAACTTACTGAACTGCTGACCAGGGAAACTTTGGCGGCAGCTTTGTTTATAAAAAAAACTTCCGAGAAGAAAATACAGAACATCCATGGAAACGATTCATTACAAATCATCATTGATCAACCCCCAATCCTTTTGAAATATGCCGTTGGCAGTTTTTCTCAGATCAATCTGGAACAAAACCGTTTATTAATCGACAGCGTTCTCCATTTAGCTGAGTTGACGGGAACTGAACAGGTGTTGGATTTATACTGTGGCATGGGTAATTTTTCTCTCCCTTTAGCTCGTCGAGCCGGCCATGTCGTTGGTGTTGAAGAATCGGAAGCTTCTATCGAAGCTGCAAAAAGCAATAGTCGTCAGAATAACATTATCAACGTCGATTTTTTTAATCAGGTAGCTGAGGGAGCTTTAGAGCGCCTAAGCAATAAGATCCAACCCGATTTGTTAATTTTGGATCCCCCACGTAGCGGTGCCTATGCTATTATGAAAGAACTTCAAAGGAAGCCGGTAAAAAAAATAATCTATGTCTCTTGCGATCCGCAAACACTCGCAAGAGATTTAAGTTATCTTATCAATAACAACTATGAATTGCTGTCCAGCCAGCCTGTTGATATGTTTCCACAGACGTACCATTGTGAGAGTATCTCGTTGCTGCGATATGATTCATGA
- a CDS encoding P-II family nitrogen regulator, with amino-acid sequence MRKVEAIIKPFKLDEVKEALNEIGIQGITVSEVKGFGRQKGHTELYRGAEYVVDFIPKIKMEIIVVDDQVAKVVDVIADAAKTGRIGDGKIFVTPIDEIVRIRTGERGEDAI; translated from the coding sequence ATGCGGAAAGTTGAAGCCATCATCAAGCCATTTAAGCTGGATGAAGTTAAAGAAGCTTTGAATGAGATTGGTATTCAGGGAATCACAGTCAGTGAAGTTAAAGGTTTTGGTCGTCAGAAAGGGCACACTGAACTTTATCGTGGTGCTGAATATGTTGTTGATTTTATTCCCAAGATCAAAATGGAGATTATAGTTGTTGACGACCAGGTCGCCAAAGTTGTTGATGTGATTGCAGATGCTGCGAAGACTGGTCGTATAGGTGACGGTAAAATATTCGTAACGCCTATAGATGAAATCGTTCGCATTCGTACCGGAGAACGCGGTGAGGATGCTATTTAA
- the glnA gene encoding type I glutamate--ammonia ligase, which produces MTPSEVVKFAEENDCQMVDYKFLDFIGIWQHFSVPMSEFSEETFEEGIGFDGSSIRAWQPIHNSDMLLVPDPDTAQIDPFIEVTTLSLICDIMDPITREGYTRDPRFIAKKAEAYLKSSGIADTAYFGPEPEFFIFDDVRYSSSANESFYSVDSAEGTWNTGREEFPNLGYKPRHKEGYFPCAPTDSHVDLRNEMVQVLQSVGMTIEAVHHEVSTGGQNEIDMRFDSLLKMGDTLKWFKYIVKNVAFRNGKTATFMPKPIYNDNGSGMHCHQSLWKDGVNLFAGDGYGGLSKMAMYYIGGIMKHAKALCAFTNPTTNSYKRLVPGFEAPVNLAYSNRNRSASLRIPVTNNEKAKRVEYRTPDASANGYLAFAAQLMAGLDGIENKIDPGQPLDKDIYGLSPEELKDVPVVAGSLEEALDNLEKDHDFLLKGDVFTSDVIDMWISYKRESEVDPVRMRPCPEEFALYFDC; this is translated from the coding sequence ATGACCCCAAGTGAAGTCGTTAAGTTTGCAGAAGAAAATGATTGTCAGATGGTCGATTATAAGTTTCTTGATTTTATCGGAATCTGGCAGCATTTCAGTGTGCCGATGAGTGAGTTTAGTGAAGAGACTTTTGAGGAAGGAATTGGCTTTGACGGGTCTTCTATTCGTGCATGGCAACCTATCCACAATTCAGATATGTTGCTCGTTCCCGATCCTGATACAGCCCAAATTGATCCCTTTATTGAGGTCACGACTCTGAGCTTGATCTGTGACATCATGGACCCAATCACGCGCGAAGGTTATACCCGTGACCCCCGCTTTATCGCAAAGAAGGCCGAAGCCTATCTTAAGTCTTCCGGCATAGCTGATACCGCGTATTTTGGCCCAGAGCCGGAATTCTTTATTTTTGACGATGTCCGGTATTCATCCAGTGCAAATGAGTCTTTCTACTCCGTTGATTCTGCTGAGGGGACATGGAATACCGGACGAGAAGAATTCCCCAATCTTGGTTATAAGCCACGCCATAAAGAAGGTTATTTCCCTTGTGCACCGACTGACTCACACGTTGATTTGCGTAATGAAATGGTTCAGGTTCTGCAAAGTGTTGGCATGACGATTGAGGCTGTCCACCACGAGGTTTCCACGGGGGGACAAAACGAAATTGATATGCGTTTTGATTCACTTTTAAAAATGGGTGATACTCTTAAATGGTTCAAGTATATTGTTAAGAATGTCGCTTTCCGTAACGGTAAAACGGCTACTTTTATGCCTAAACCAATTTACAATGATAATGGTTCAGGCATGCACTGTCATCAATCATTATGGAAGGATGGAGTCAATCTCTTTGCCGGTGATGGCTATGGCGGTTTGTCAAAAATGGCAATGTACTACATTGGCGGTATCATGAAGCACGCGAAAGCGCTTTGTGCTTTCACTAATCCGACGACAAACTCTTACAAGCGTCTTGTTCCCGGATTTGAAGCTCCCGTAAATCTGGCCTATTCCAACCGTAACCGTTCTGCATCGTTGCGGATACCGGTGACCAATAATGAAAAAGCCAAACGGGTCGAATACCGTACACCAGATGCTTCTGCTAATGGTTATCTTGCTTTTGCTGCACAGTTAATGGCTGGGCTGGATGGCATCGAAAATAAAATTGATCCAGGTCAACCTTTGGATAAGGATATCTACGGTCTATCTCCTGAGGAGCTGAAGGATGTTCCTGTTGTTGCCGGTTCTCTGGAAGAGGCACTGGATAATCTTGAAAAAGATCATGATTTCCTCCTTAAGGGTGACGTTTTCACCTCTGATGTTATCGATATGTGGATCAGCTATAAGCGTGAGTCTGAAGTTGACCCTGTGAGAATGCGTCCATGTCCGGAAGAATTTGCTCTGTACTTTGACTGCTAG
- a CDS encoding 2-hydroxyacid dehydrogenase, whose product MKILFAAPENAWGGILHSLRQAHPDMDFIATGSYQIESLEGFDVLIPTMSSVDKQILATADSLQLIQQIGAGLEGVDIQAASSLGIRVANVPSGVSGNADSVAELGVYLMLSLARKTGEIQAQLQNQQIGRPMGAALKGKTAGLVGLGGIGKALLQRLRAFEMRLIGIKSKACTDFADQYGLDWVGTLDDLPQLLSESNFVILSLPDTAATHGLFNHKMFQNMQAGTMLINLGRGGVVDRQALLEALKTETLGGAGLDVFWQEPPDPQDPVFAQNVIATPHIGGVTDISLDGIYRNVSENLQRLKDGTPLLYCKNVDS is encoded by the coding sequence ATGAAGATTTTATTTGCGGCACCGGAAAATGCATGGGGTGGAATTTTGCATAGCCTCCGCCAGGCACATCCCGACATGGATTTTATTGCAACGGGAAGCTACCAGATCGAAAGCCTTGAAGGCTTTGACGTTTTAATTCCAACGATGAGCTCTGTCGACAAACAGATATTAGCTACCGCTGATTCATTGCAGTTGATTCAACAGATCGGAGCAGGCCTTGAAGGTGTCGACATCCAGGCCGCCTCCTCTCTCGGCATCAGAGTCGCCAATGTTCCCAGCGGAGTTTCCGGCAATGCCGATTCAGTCGCAGAGCTCGGAGTTTATCTGATGCTGTCTCTGGCGCGAAAAACTGGAGAGATTCAAGCACAACTGCAAAACCAGCAGATCGGAAGACCTATGGGAGCAGCCTTGAAAGGGAAAACAGCAGGATTAGTTGGGCTGGGAGGAATTGGCAAAGCTTTGCTGCAAAGGCTACGTGCATTTGAAATGCGTCTGATCGGAATTAAATCAAAAGCCTGCACTGACTTTGCAGACCAATATGGCCTCGACTGGGTTGGCACCCTTGACGATCTTCCACAGTTATTATCAGAGTCAAACTTTGTCATCTTAAGCCTGCCTGACACAGCTGCGACTCATGGTTTGTTCAACCACAAAATGTTTCAAAACATGCAGGCGGGGACGATGCTGATCAACCTTGGACGTGGTGGAGTTGTCGACCGTCAGGCGTTACTGGAAGCACTGAAAACCGAAACTCTTGGAGGAGCCGGTCTTGATGTGTTCTGGCAGGAGCCTCCAGATCCGCAGGATCCGGTTTTTGCTCAAAATGTTATTGCTACCCCCCATATAGGTGGTGTTACAGATATATCACTCGATGGAATATATCGGAACGTTTCAGAGAATTTACAGAGGTTAAAAGATGGGACCCCGTTACTGTATTGCAAAAATGTCGATTCTTAG
- a CDS encoding diadenylate cyclase, whose translation MFLNYLALLKEIRFPDILDIAFSSAIIWFLFSIFRARRTWRIGAGLIGYGLILLIAHELEFNLTVRILQGLSAVVVLTIVVIYQNEIRRVVDELFHLVFRRRAKLLPGQGSVPEQLVRIAYELSERRWGALIILSGQLSLDNLITEGTRLNGLLSRPLLMSLFDPGSPGHDGALVLHGDRIERFGSRLPLTEHDEQVQERGTRHAAAIGLSEKTDALILVVSEESGTISVAKEGRLETVSDSQALLCEINDFGSDLASRESGRKRYQSYFRMALRLIFAVVMTSVIWLVMVPGSAVVTMDFVVPIQVQDIPDGYEFDSVTPPEAVVYLTGERRELFKLKPEDLLISLDATLTALGRQTYTLNNSQMMLPGTLKIDKIEPGSVKVKVRKISMPN comes from the coding sequence ATGTTTTTAAATTACCTTGCCTTACTGAAAGAAATTCGTTTCCCGGATATCCTTGACATCGCTTTTTCTTCAGCGATTATCTGGTTTCTCTTTTCTATCTTTCGTGCTCGCAGAACCTGGAGAATCGGTGCCGGTCTTATTGGATATGGTCTGATTCTTCTTATCGCGCATGAGCTGGAATTCAACCTTACGGTCAGGATTCTGCAAGGACTTTCTGCCGTGGTTGTCCTGACGATCGTCGTCATTTATCAGAATGAAATCCGGAGGGTTGTCGACGAATTGTTTCATCTTGTTTTCCGGCGACGGGCAAAATTATTACCGGGGCAGGGGAGTGTCCCGGAACAGCTGGTTAGAATTGCCTATGAGTTGTCGGAACGGCGCTGGGGAGCCCTGATTATTCTTTCCGGACAGCTGTCGCTGGATAATCTTATCACCGAAGGAACCAGATTGAATGGTCTTCTCAGTCGCCCCCTTCTCATGAGTTTGTTTGATCCCGGCTCGCCTGGACATGATGGTGCGCTGGTGCTGCATGGGGACCGTATTGAGCGTTTTGGCAGCCGTTTGCCGTTGACGGAGCACGATGAACAGGTTCAGGAGAGAGGGACTCGTCATGCTGCAGCGATCGGATTGTCTGAAAAAACCGATGCCTTGATCCTGGTCGTCTCTGAAGAGAGTGGCACTATCTCGGTGGCTAAGGAAGGAAGGTTGGAAACTGTTTCAGACAGTCAGGCGTTGCTGTGCGAAATTAATGATTTTGGATCAGATCTGGCTTCACGGGAGAGCGGCAGGAAACGTTACCAGTCTTACTTCAGAATGGCTCTGAGACTGATATTCGCAGTGGTCATGACTTCAGTTATCTGGTTGGTCATGGTTCCCGGTTCAGCGGTTGTTACCATGGACTTTGTTGTCCCGATTCAGGTTCAGGATATCCCCGACGGCTATGAGTTTGACTCGGTGACGCCACCTGAAGCAGTGGTCTACTTAACTGGCGAGAGGCGCGAGTTGTTTAAACTGAAACCTGAAGATTTACTGATATCTCTCGATGCGACATTGACGGCTTTGGGAAGGCAGACTTACACGCTGAACAATTCTCAGATGATGCTGCCTGGAACGCTCAAAATTGATAAAATTGAGCCGGGATCAGTTAAGGTGAAAGTCAGGAAAATTTCAATGCCGAATTGA